Proteins co-encoded in one Siniperca chuatsi isolate FFG_IHB_CAS linkage group LG11, ASM2008510v1, whole genome shotgun sequence genomic window:
- the yipf4 gene encoding protein YIPF4: MQFTPTNGDFTFVSSTEAEELSGTISAPDIKLNMGSESNKDPYATTFLRQRGYGWLLEVEEDDSEESKPLLEELDIDLKDIYYKIRCVLMPMPSLGYNRQVVRDNPDFWGPLAVVLLFSMISIYGQFRVVSWIITIWIFGSLTIFLLARVLGGEVSFGQVLGVIGYSLLPLIVIAPLLLVIGGFEVVSTLIKLFGVFWAAYSAASLLVGDEFKTKKPLLIYPIFLLYIYFLSLYTGV, encoded by the exons ATGCAGTTCACTCCCACCAACGGAGATTTCACGTTCGTCTCTTCGACAGAGGCTGAAG AGCTCAGCGGCACCATCAGTGCCCCGGACATTAAACTAAACATGGGCAGTGAGAGCAACAAAGACCCATATGCCACCACCTTCCTGAGGCAGCGAGGCTATGGCTGGCTGCTGGAGGTAGAGGAGGATGACAGTGAAGAGAGCAAACCTCTTCT GGAGGAGCTGGACATTGACCTGAAGGACATCTATTACAAGATTCGATGTGTGCTGATGCCAATGCCATCGCTGGGTTATAACCGGCAGGTGGTCAGAGACAACCCGGACTTCTGGGGTCCCCTAGCCGTGGTGCTGCTCTTCTCCATGATCTCGATCTATGGACAGTTCAGG GTTGTGTCTTGGATCATCACCATCTGGATATTTGGATCACTAACAATCTTCCTGCTGGCTCGTGTTCTTGGTGGTGAG GTTTCCTTCGGCCAGGTTCTTGGAGTGATTGGATATTCCCTTCTTCCTCTCATCGTTATAGCCCCTCTGCTCTTAGTGATCGGAGGGTTTGAGGTGGTTTCGACACTAATCAAA CTGTTCGGCGTGTTCTGGGCTGCTTACAGTGCTGCTTCACTGCTTGTCGGAGATGAATTTAAAACGAAGAAGCCCCTCCTCATATATCCCATTTTCCTTTTGTATATCTACTTCCTATCACTATATACTGGTGTGTGA